Genomic window (Caldinitratiruptor microaerophilus):
CGGCCCTGGTGTTCAACCCGAAAGGATGATCTCGACGAGGGGGAGGCCGCGTTGACGATCCAGCAGGACCTCCAGAAGGCGATCGCGGGCGCCCTGCAGGCGCAGGGAGCGTACGCCATGTTCGCCGAGTCCACGCAGGATCCGGCCGCCAAGGCGATGTTCACGGAGATGCGCCAGGACATGGAGCGGCACGTGAAGATCCTGGAGTCCCGGCTGCAGTACCTCAACCAGAACAACCCGCTCAACCAGCAGCAGCAGAAGCAGCAGCAGGAGCAGGCCAGGGCCCAGCAGAAGGCCCAGCAGGTGTGAAAGGGGCGCGTCCTTCATGGACGCGCCCCTTGCAGTTCGAACCAGAACACAGCGGGTCTGTGGATAAGTCTGTGGAAACTGTGGACCGTTGTTCGCATCTTCATGACAATCTCTATCGCTGAGGACAACCGTCATGGTCATGGCGTATAGCTCGTCGCTCAGTGCACGGTGTCTCCCCCGGCCCTTCCGTTCCCGCGTGCCGCGCGGAGGGACGCGTGGAGATCGGCGAGGCGCCGTTGAAAGCGCTCCAGTTCACCCTGCTCCACCAGCGGCCTCAGCTCGGCCAGGGCCGCCCGCGCCGCTTCGAGGTGCCCCTGCAGGGCCGGGTCGCCGCCGGCGTCCGCCTCGGCCCGCGCCAGGTCGGCCGCCGCCTGTTCGATGGCCCCGGCCGCGCTCTCGTACAGCCCGAGGTGGTCTTCGACCTGGGGCAGCCGGACCGCGAGGTCCTCGGCCTTGTGGCGGGCGGCGACGGGGTTGCCGGTGGCCAGGTCGGCACGAGCCCGGTCGAGGAACGCCCTCAGGCTCTCGACGTGCCGCCGCGCCGGTACGGCGAAGCCAAGGCGGGCCTCGACCGTCTCGAGCCGGCGACCGAGCGCCTCCACGCGCCCGGCCGCCTCCTCGACGGCCGCCGGCCCGGCCTCCCACTCGGCGCGGAAGGCGGCGAGCTGCGACTCCAGGCGATCCAGAGCTGAGGTCACCTCGCCCAGGCGGCGGCGCACCTCCTGTTCCCTCTCGCGCAAGACGCTCCAGTTGCCGCGGGCGGCGGCCTCCCGGATCGCCTCCATGAGCCCGGCGACGGTCCCATGCGCGCGGGATGCCTCCTCGAAGGCGCGCTCGACCGCGGCAAAGGCGGAGGCCGTGCGCCCGCTGCCCTCCCGGGCGCGGTGGACGGCGTCGAAAAGGTCGACGACGCGTTCCGCCACCCGGCCGTACGCCTCGTTCAGCGAGCGCAGCCGGTCCTCGTGGCGTCTGCGCCGCTCCCGTTCCGCCTGGCGCCAGTTCCACCCCACGCCTAGCGCCACCCCCGCCAGGACCGCCAGCCACACCCAGGTCAACCTGCGTCCCTCCCCGGCCGGTTCCCCTGTCCCGGGAACACCGGGGGACCCGGCCGACGCCTATCCGGTAAGAGGACGCGACGAACCCGGCTCCGGGTTCGGATCAGGCCGGCAGGCGGAGGCCACGCAGCGGTAGATCTCCCGGGCCACCGCCCGGTGGCCGATGCCGTTCGGGTGGATGTCGCCCAGGAGCACCCAGGTCCGGGTGGGCTCCCGGCCGTCGATGGCGGCGCACGCCTCGGCCACGACCAGCCGGTGCGCGCGAGCGAGGTCCGGGTCCCGGATCGTGCGATTGATCGCTTCGATGAACCGCTCGGCCTGCTCCCGCTTGGGGTGCCCGGCCGGGTAGGGGTTGTAGAGCGTGACGGCCACGAGGGTGGCCCCGGGGTTCAGGGCCCGGATCCTCTCGACCGCGGCCCTCCAGTGGGCCGGGAACCGCGCCGCCGCCGCTTCGAGGCAGTCCGGGTTCTCGCGGCAGCGGAGGAGGTCGTTGCCGCCGATGCAGAGGGTGATCACCTCCGCGCCACGGATCTCGTCCCGCAGGCTCTCGCTCTGGTCGAGGGCCCGGAGGAGGCCGGGGCTCGTCATCCGGATGCGGCCGAGGTTCACGTAGCGGACCGGCCTCCCGAGCCGGCGGAGGAGGCGCGCGACGTGGTCGGCGAACCCGAAGCCGTAGAACGCGCCGATGCCGGCGGTCAGGGAGTCACCCAGGGCCACGTACCGGATCGGCGGACCCGGGCGCCGCGACGCCGCCAGCAGCGCGAGCCCGCTGAGCGCCAGGATGAGCCGGGAATCCCGCAACGGGCTTTCCCCCTTTCCCGCCTCCGCTCACCAGTGTATGGCCCGCACCGGCGCATGGCCCGGCGCGCGGCGGAGTCAGGGGCCCGGGACAGGGTCGGCGGGCGGCACCGGCGAAATCCTTTTCATTCCGCGCGAAAGGGGAGTGCAAGGTGACTGGCGTCGTGATCGCAGCCGGCGCCCGCACGGCCTTCGGCACCTTCGGGGGGCGGCTCAGCCGGGTGCCGCTGGTCGAGTTCACCGCGGAGGCCATCAGGGGGGCGCTTCACCGTGCCGGGGTGAGCGGGGACGAGGTCGACGAGGTCGTCATGGGCCAGGTCTACCAGGCGGGCTTCCGCGCCAACCCCGCCCGGCAGGCGGCCCTGCGGGCGGGGGTCGCCATCGGGGCCCCCGCCAGCGTGATCAACCAGCAGTGCTCCTCGGGGTCCCGGGCGGTGCAGATCGGGGCGGACCAGATCCAGCTCGGGCGCGCGGAGATCGTGGTGGCGGGCGGCATGGAGGCGATGAGCCAGGTTCCGTTCCTGCTGCTCGGCCACCGCTGGGGCCACCGCCTCGGCGCGGACACGTTGCAGGACGGGCTTCTGTGGGACGCCCTCCAGGACCCGTTCATCGACCGGCACATGGGCGTGACGGCGGAGATCGTCGCCCGGGAGCGGGGGATCACCCGGGAGGAGGCCGACGCCTTCGCCCTGCGCTCGCAGGAGCGGGCGGCGCGGGCGATCCGGGAGGGCCGGTTCCGGGACGAGATCGTCCCGGTCAAGGTGCCCGGCGAGAAGAAAGGGGAGGAGGTGCTCTTCGAGGAGGACGAGCACCCCAAGCCATGGACCACGGCCGAGGGCCTGGCGAAGCTGCGGCCCGCCTTCGAGGAGGGGGGCATCTGCACGGCCGGGAACTCCTCCGGGATCAACGATGGCGCCGTGGCGCTGGTGCTCATGAGTGAGGAGACGGCCCGCCTGCGCGGCATCCGGCCGCTGGCCCGCCTGGTGGCGTCGGTGAGCGTGGCCGTGGAGCCGCGCGTCATGGGGATCGGGCCCGTGCCGGCGATCCGCAAGCTCCTTCAGGTGACCGGGCTGGGGATCGGCGACGTCGACCTCTTCGAGATCAACGAGGCGTTCGCCGCGCAGGTCCTGGCCTGCACCCGCGAGCTCGAGCTGCCCGAGGACCGGGTGAACGTGAACGGCGGGGCGATCGCGCTCGGCCACCCGGTAGGGGCGACCGGGGCCCGACTCATCCTCACCCTGGCCCACGAACTGCGCAGGCGAGGACTGCGGCGCGGCATCGCCTCCCAGTGCGCCGGCGGCGGCCCGGCCATGGCCACTCTGATCGAGATCCCGGACTGAGCTCCGGGCCCGCAGGCGGACCCGGGCGCGAGGGGAGCCGCCCGGCACCGTGGCCGCCGGCGGCTCCCTCCGTGCGCCTTCCTGCGCCTCCCCTCGGGCAGGGCGGTGTCAGGACATGGGTACCTGCCGCAGGATCCGCCCCTCGATCCGGTTGAAGATGTCCTCCAGGTCGGGCCCCGTGATCGTGAGCCCATGGTTCTTGAGGCCCACGACGGCCCGGGCCGGGTCCGGCGCCTGCCGCACGAGGTCGGCGACCGCCTGCCCCAGCTCGAGGGTGCCGCACGGATAGTTGATCTCCGTGGACCGGACGCCTTCCATCCAGGCGTGGACGTGGACGATCGCGCCGACCTGCGGATGCTCCGTGTAGATGAGCCAGTGCTCGATGGCGTCCACCGAGACCCGCCGCGGCTCGATCCCCGGCGGCACGCTGAGACGGATCGCGTTGTGCTCGGGGTCGTACCCCTTCACGAGGAGGATGTCCTGACCGATCACCCGCAGGTCTGCCTTGTTGACCCCGCTGGCGCTCATCCAAAACGTGTTCCCCTCGTGACGGGCGCTGAGGTTGCCGTAGCTCAGCCCCCCGATCCCGTACAGGCGCTGCACGTGGCGGAAGTCCCGCGCCGGCAGGAGTTCCTGGATGGGGAACGGCGCGGGAAGCAGGTCGAGCGCGTCCAGGCGCTGCCCGGCACGCCGCAGCGCCTCCGTGGTCTCGTTGCCGTTCCAGAGCGCCTCGGGCAGGTCCGGATCGAAGATGTTGTTCACGACCAGGTTCGAGCACGCCAGAGGCAGGAGCCGCTCCCGCACCCGGGCGAAGAAGCCTGCTTCGTCCCCCGGCGTGAACGGGATCGGGTAGGTCCCCCGCTCGAGCGTCACGAAGTGGAGCTCGAACGAGTCGCCGCCATTCACCAGGTACAGGAGGAGGTTCGACAGGGAGCGGATCAGGATCGGGTACCCGGCCCGGAGAATGTCTTCAGGACGCTCCTGCACCTCCGTGAGGGACACGACGAACGTGGCCTGGGCCTTGCGGCGGAAGGGGCGGGGGCGTGCGGGATCGACGACGTTCAGGACCAGGCGGAGGTCCCCCTGCGGGACGGCCACGTACCGGTGGCCGGCCTCCTCGAGGGACGCCTTGAGCCCCTCGACGAGCCAGCGCAGGCGGCTGCTGCCGGGCTCCCCGGCGATTCCGAAGGTGACGGCCGTACCCGGACGGGAGGCGGGCCCCACGCCCCGAGCCCGCAGTGCCTCCTGAAATGCGCTCACGCGAGTCCCCCCTCGTTGGCAGTGATGCGCTACACCTGGTTAGCTTCTCCGGGTGGCTGCCCACCCCCTGCCGCAACCTGCCATTGCGCATCCTGTCCGGCCGGGAGCCGGGCTATACCCGACCCACCCGTCCGGTGACGCTCCGCGGGTCGAGGAGGCCCATGCGCTGCCGGATTTCCATCAGCTTGGGCCCGGCCACTGCCTGCGCCCGGGCCGCGCCTTCGGCCAGCACGTCCTCCAGCGTGCCGGAGTTCATGAGCTCATGGTACCGGCGCTGGATGGGCTCGAGGGCGGCGACGACCACGTCCGCCAGGTCGGACTTGAACTGGCCGTAACCCTTGCCGGCGTACCGCTCCTCGAGGGCGGGAATCGGCTCGCCGGACAGCAGCGAGTAGATCTGGAGGAGGTTGGAGATCCCCGGCTTCTCCTCCTCGTCGTAGCGGACCTCCCGCCCCGCGTCCGTCACCGCCCGGCCGATCTTCTTGCGGACCGCGTCGGGCGGGTCGAGCAGGGTGATGTAGCCGTTCGGGTCGGGGTCGCTCTTGCTCATCTTCCTGCGCGGGTTCTGCAGCGACATGATCCGCGCCCCGACCTGGGCGATGGCCGGCTCCGGCACGGTGAACGTGGGGCCGTAACGCTGGTTGAACCGCTGGGCGAGGTCCCGGGTCAGCTCCAGGTGCTGCTTCTGGTCCTCGCCAACGGGCACGAGGTCCGCGTCGTAGAGGAGGATGTCCGCGGCCATGAGCGTCGGGTAGGTGAAAAGGCCCACCGAGACGCTCTCCTTGCCCTCGGACTTCTCCTTGAACTGGGTCATGCGCCCGAGCTCCCCGAAGTGGGCGATGCACTGGAGGAGCCAGCCGAGCTCCGCGTGCGCCGGCACGTGCGACTGGACGAACAGGGTCGTCCGGGCGGGGTCGAGGCCCACCGCGATGAACAGGGCGGCGACGGCGAGGGTGTTCCGCCGCAGCTCCTCCGGGTCCTGCGGCACGGTGAGCGCGTGCAGGTCCACGACGCAGTAGAAGCACTCCGCCCGGTCCTGCAGCTCGACGAAGTGGCGCATCGCCCCGAGGTAGTTGCCGAGAGTCAGGCTGCCGCTCGGCTGGACACCCGAGAAGACACGTGGCATGGTTGGCCTCCTGCTGCGCGTTCTTGGCGACCATTGTCGCGCGAAACGGCACGAAATGCACGCGTTTCCGCCCGGAGGCACGCGCCGGGGGGAGCGGCGCGCCGGGCGCGAAACGGCGCCGGAGGGCCGACCTCTGTCGGATCGCCCTCCGGCGCCACGGCGTGGAGGTCCGGGGCGGATTCGAACCGCCGAATAAGGGTTTTGCAGACCCTTGCCTTACCGCTTGGCTACCGGACCGCGGCGTTCACTTCCTTGCGGCCACCTCATTGTACCACCTGCCGGCCGGGCGGCGCAACCGCACGAAAACGGCGGACAGGCCGCCCGGCTATTCCGCGCCGGCTGCAGCGGCCTGGACGAGCCGCTGCACCAGCACGAGCTCCGGCAGCGGCCCGGCGAAGCCCGTGCGGCCGCCGACCACGAAGTACGGCACCGTGCCCACCCGGAAGCGGTCGAGGTAGGACGGCATCGCGCCGGCGTCCACGACGGCAGCCTTGAGCCCGCCAGCCGCCATGGCGAGCCGGTGGGCCAGGGCGGCGGCGTGGGCGCAGCGCGGACAGTCGGGCGCCACGAGGACCTCCAGGAGCAGCGGGCGCCGGAGCCGTGCGAGTTCCCCGGCGGCAAGCGGCGACACCGGCCGCCGCCCGCGGGAGAGGTCCACGACGTCCTGCACGAGGACGTCGACCTCGAGACCCTGCGGGACGGTGCGGAACCACACCCCCCGGTCGGCCCCGGCGGCGTCCGCCAGCGCCAGGGCCAGGGTGCCGTCGGCGCCGTCCGGGCCGTTCGTCTCGAGCCACGAGACGTGGATGAGGGGCGACAGGCGGGCGAGGTCCGCGGCGAGGTCCCAGGCCGCCCCGGGATCGGGCCCCCGCACGCCGACCCGGAGGTGGACGTCCACCACCATGTCCGCCAGCTGCCGCGCCGCCCGCTCGATCTGGGCGCGTGTCAGGTAGGCCATCGGGGAGATCGTATACCCCTGGCCGTACCCCTGTCAACCGGCCGCCGGCCCTGTGGCCCCCGCCGGCCCTCAACGTACGATCGCCACGCAGTGCCAGCGCACCGACCGCGGGCAGGGCGGCCGCACGGCGGCGCGGGCCGTCTGCGGGCCTGTCCGGTGGGTCTGGGAGAACGAGGTCGGCTGGGTGAAGAGCACGGCAGGGCGTCGGCTCCCGGCCGCCGTCGGGGCGGTTTCCCCGGGGTGAGCGGGCGGCCGTGCCTCGGACCCCGCCTCGGCGGGTGTGGGCTCGCTGGGGCGTGGCTCTCCGGGCTCCGGCTGGGACGCGGCCCGGGCGGTGGTCATCACCGCGCTCCCGGCCGCCGCCGTCACACGGCTCGCCGAGGCGATCCCGACAACGTCGCGGGCGTTCACGTAGGTGACGGGACCGGCCCCGGCCAGGACCAGGGTGTCGCCCGCCGCAGCCGCCAGGACGCCCTGCAGGGTCAGGCCGCCGGCGAGGGCGATCTGCACGGGCTGGCCGACCATGCGATCCAGGACGTGTGCCAGGCCGGTGTCCGGGCGATCCTCACCCCCGGCCAGCACGGGGAGGGGGAGGTGGCGCGCGCGGACGGGGCCGGCGAGGGCGGGAGGGGCGGCCCTCACCCGGGGGGGGTCGGGAGCCGGGCGGGTGACCCGGGTCGAGAGCAGCACGGGGGTCACCTCCTACGCGCGGCCCCGGTCGTCGAGGCGCCGCACCGCCCGGATGTCGGCCACGTTGATCCAGACGACCTGCCCGTCGGCGGTGCACAGGACGAGGAGATCGTCCGTCAGCGCCGCGACCCGTCCCACCTGGCTCGACTGGTCGAAGAAGACCTGGACGCGGTCGCCGGTGAGGTGGTCGAGGAGCGACCGGATGTTGAGCACGGCCATCAGTGACTCACCTTACCTGCGCCGGATGGTGGACCCCCTCGTCACATACACTATGTAAACCAACCGGCGACGTGCTCCCGCCCCCTGGCTCCCGGATCGCCGCGCGGCCGGGGTGCGGCGCCACAGGGCCGCCCGCAGGGCCCAGTATACGGCGGGCCGGTCCCGGATGTGCCGGGGTCGTGCCAGGACACGACGCGGACGGCGTCGAACAAACTGGACGACCGCCGGCACGCCCGAAGCCGGCCCCACCGGCCACCGCCGGGAGCCTCCGGGCCGGACGGGTGGAGGAACGAAGGGAGCAGGACATGCAGTCACGACACCGGTTCGCCGTGGCGCTCGTCTTCATGGCGCTCCTCGTGCAGGCCGGGTGCCTGCGGGCCGCGGGCGACCGCCGGGAGCCCGCGGGCCGCCCCCTGACCGTCGCAGCGGCGGCGAACCTCCAGCAGGCGTTCACCGAGATCGCGGCGGGTTTCGAGGCATCCACCGGGGAGAAGGTGGTCCTGACCTTCGGCGCGAGCGGGCAGCTGGCCCGGCAGATCGAGAACGGGGCGCCCGTCGACGTCTTCGCCTCGGCCGACGTGGGGTACGTGGACGCCCTCCTGGCCCGGGGGCTGATGATCCCCGACACCCGGGTCCTCTACGCGCGCGGCCGGATCGTGCTCGTCGCGAACCGGGCCGCCGCGGTCGAGGTCCGTGACCTGGCCGCGCTTGCGGATCCCCGCATCCGGAAGGTCGCCATCGCCAACCCGGCTCATGCCCCGTATGGCGCGGCGGCGAGGGAGGCGCTCACGCGGGCCGGGATCTGGGAGAAGGTGGAACCCAAGCTCGTGTTCGGGGAGAACATCCGCCAGACGCTCCAGTTCGTCCAGACCGGCAACGCCGAGGCGGGCATCGTCTCGCGGTCCGAGGCCGGGGTGCCGGAGGTCGTCGCGTCCCCGATCGACGACCGCCTGTACTCGCCCCTCAACCAGGCGGCCGCGGTGGTGAAGGGCACCCCCAGGGAGGGGGCCGCCCGCCGGTTCCTGCAGTTCGTCGTCGGCCCGGAGGGGCAGGCCGTTCTCGAGAAATACGGGTACGCACGCCCGGAAGAGGGGGCACGATGAGAGGCGTCGACTGGTTTCCGCTCTACCTTTCCCTCAAGGTGGCCGCCCTGGCGACCCTGGCTGCGCTGGCGGTCGGGGTGCCGCTGGCCTGGCTCCTGGCCAGGCGCCGGCTTCCCGGCGCCGACCTGCTGGCCGCCCTGGTCACCCTGCCGATGGTCCTCCCGCCCACGGTGCTGGGCTACTACCTGCTCCTGGTGATCGGCCGCCAGAGCCCGCTCGGCCGGCTGCTGGAGGGGCGCTGGGGCATCACCCTGGTCTTCACGTGGCAGGCGGCTGTCCTCGCGGCGACCGTCGTGGCCGTTCCCCTGGTCGCCAGGTCGGCCCAGGCGGCCTTCGAGGCGATCGACCCCCGGCTCGAGGCGGCGGCCCGGACCCTCGGCCGCTCGGAGGCGTCGGTCTTCCTCACGGTCACGATGCCCCTCGCCTGGCGCGGCATCGTCGCCGGGGCGGTGCTCGCGTTTGCCCGCGCCATGGGGGAATTCGGAGCGACCCTCATGGTGGCGGGGAACATCCCCGGGCAGACCCAGACCCTCTCCGTGGCGATCTACGACGCGGTGCAGGCCGGGAACCAGCCGCTGGCGGCCGCCCTGGTAGTGGTGATCAGCGTGGTGACGGTCGCCATCCTGGCGGTCGTGGGGCGCTTCGCCCGGCTCACGGGGTGGTGAGCCCGTGCTCGCGTGCCGGATTGCGAAGGACCTCGGCAGCTTTCGCCTGCACGTGAACCTCGAGGTCAAGGACCACGTCGTGGCGCTCTTCGGGCCCTCGGGCTCGGGCAAGAGCATGACGCTCCAGTGCATCGCCGGTCTGGTCACGCCCGACGCCGGTCGCATCGAGATCGGGGGCCGCGTGGTGTTCGATTCCGGGACCGGCGTCAACCTGCCGCCGGAGCGCCGGAACGTCGGGTACGTGTTCCAGAACTACGCCCTGTTCCCCCACATGACGGTGGCCGGGAACGTCGCCTACGGCCTGCACCGCCTGCCCCGGCAGGAGCGGGAGGCGCGGGTCCGGCAGGTGCTGCGCGCCGTCCGCCTGGAAGGGCTCGAGCGCCGGCGGCCGCACGAGCTTTCCGGCGGCCAGCAGCAGCGGGTCGCCCTGGCCCGGGCGCTGGTGACACGGCCGGCGGCACTTCTCCTGGACGAGCCCTTCGCCGCGCTCGACAGCATCATCCGCAGCCGGCTCCATCGCGAGCTCCTCGAACTCCTGCAGGAACTCCCCATCCCGACGCTCCTGGTCACCCACAACCTCGAGGAGGCGTACGCGCTGAGCCGGGAGATCGCCGTCTACGAGGGCGGACGGGTGCTCCAGTTCGGGCCGCGCGACGAGGTGTACTACCGGCCGGCCTCAAAACCCGTCGCCCGCTTCGTCGGGGTGAAGAACTTCCTGCCCGGCCGGGTGGAGGAGGTCACGGAGCGGTACACCCGCGTGGCCGGTCCCGGCGGCCTGACGCTCTGGGGCCCGCCGGGGCCCTTCGCACCGGCACAGCGGGTGGAGTGCTGCATCCGCCCGGAGCACGTGATGCTGGTCCGCAAGGAGCAGGCCGGCGAGCCGCCCAGGCCGGGCGAGACGCGGATTCCGGGCGCCATCGTGCAGGAGGTCGTGTACGGGGGTCACGTGAACCTGCTCTTCGAGCCGTGCGCGCGGGCCGCGGGGGTGCGGCTCCCCAATCTCCACATCACGCTCCCCACGTACATGTACGACCGGCTGGCCGTCGGGACGGTGAAGCAGTGGACCGTCGCGCTGAAGGCGGAATTCGTCCACGTCCTTCCTGACACGGCGTGAGAACCGTCACGGCCTGAGCTGGCCGGACCGGGCGAGGTCCAGCCGTCCGTAGAGCACCCGGGGGCCGCGCGGCGCCGTGCCGTAGGGGTCCGGCTCCCGGGACACGCCGAGGCTGTCGACCGGCACGTCGTCGGGGACCCAGATGGCGAGGCTTCCGCTGCCAGAGGCGTCGACGATGAAGACGCCGCCGCTTCGCCGCTCCTGGCCGTGGATGAGCCAGAGCTGGTAGGCCTCGCCCGGCTCCAGGCGGGGCAGGCCCCGGGCGACGAGCCGGATCCACCGCCCGCGGCGGCCGGGGTCGAGGTACGTCGCCACCTCGGCCACCGCCCCCGGCGCCGCCGGGGTCGCGGCCAGCACGACCTCGACCTCCCCGAGCGGCCCCGTGGCGGCAGCGGAAGGGGAAGCGGCCGCCTCCAGGAGCGCCAGCCGCCGGCTCAGCCGGTTCACCTGCCAGAGCGCCCCGCCGAGGCTCAGGACCCACACGGCGGCCGCCAGGGCGATCCACGGCCGCCATCCCCGGAGCCGGACCCACCCCGGCAGCCGGAGCCACCCCCGCAGCCCGGCCGGCGTTCCCGGGCTGCCCGGCCTCCCTGCGCCGGGCAGGCCGGCACCGACCGGGGGCCGGCCGCCGGCGTCCGCAGCGGCCAGGGCGAGGATGCGCTGCCGGAGGTGGGGGGGTGGCGCCTGTTCGGCCGCGGCGTACGGGAGCAGGGACACGACGGCCAGCGCCTCCTCGTACCGGAGCCTGCAGGCCGGGCAGGTCGCCAGGTGGCTGCGCACCGTTTCCTCCTCGTCCCGGGGGAGAGCTCGCAAGGCCAGCGCGGCGATGCTTTCAGTGAAGGAACATTCGCGTTCGCTCATCATCGTCGGCCCCCTTCGGACCGGGCGCGAGGAGGGCGGCCCGGAGCGCCTCCAGACCCAGTCGCAGACGGCTCTTGACGGTGCCGAGCGGGATCCTGAGCTCGGCGGCGATCTCGCGGTGCGTGCGTGCGCCGAAGTAGGCCATCTCCAGCGCCTGGCGCTGCTCCGGCGGCAGCCGGCCGAGCGCCTCCTGGACC
Coding sequences:
- a CDS encoding ABC transporter ATP-binding protein, producing the protein MLACRIAKDLGSFRLHVNLEVKDHVVALFGPSGSGKSMTLQCIAGLVTPDAGRIEIGGRVVFDSGTGVNLPPERRNVGYVFQNYALFPHMTVAGNVAYGLHRLPRQEREARVRQVLRAVRLEGLERRRPHELSGGQQQRVALARALVTRPAALLLDEPFAALDSIIRSRLHRELLELLQELPIPTLLVTHNLEEAYALSREIAVYEGGRVLQFGPRDEVYYRPASKPVARFVGVKNFLPGRVEEVTERYTRVAGPGGLTLWGPPGPFAPAQRVECCIRPEHVMLVRKEQAGEPPRPGETRIPGAIVQEVVYGGHVNLLFEPCARAAGVRLPNLHITLPTYMYDRLAVGTVKQWTVALKAEFVHVLPDTA
- a CDS encoding anti-sigma factor; this encodes MSERECSFTESIAALALRALPRDEEETVRSHLATCPACRLRYEEALAVVSLLPYAAAEQAPPPHLRQRILALAAADAGGRPPVGAGLPGAGRPGSPGTPAGLRGWLRLPGWVRLRGWRPWIALAAAVWVLSLGGALWQVNRLSRRLALLEAAASPSAAATGPLGEVEVVLAATPAAPGAVAEVATYLDPGRRGRWIRLVARGLPRLEPGEAYQLWLIHGQERRSGGVFIVDASGSGSLAIWVPDDVPVDSLGVSREPDPYGTAPRGPRVLYGRLDLARSGQLRP
- a CDS encoding thioredoxin family protein; the encoded protein is MAYLTRAQIERAARQLADMVVDVHLRVGVRGPDPGAAWDLAADLARLSPLIHVSWLETNGPDGADGTLALALADAAGADRGVWFRTVPQGLEVDVLVQDVVDLSRGRRPVSPLAAGELARLRRPLLLEVLVAPDCPRCAHAAALAHRLAMAAGGLKAAVVDAGAMPSYLDRFRVGTVPYFVVGGRTGFAGPLPELVLVQRLVQAAAAGAE
- a CDS encoding thiolase family protein; the encoded protein is MTGVVIAAGARTAFGTFGGRLSRVPLVEFTAEAIRGALHRAGVSGDEVDEVVMGQVYQAGFRANPARQAALRAGVAIGAPASVINQQCSSGSRAVQIGADQIQLGRAEIVVAGGMEAMSQVPFLLLGHRWGHRLGADTLQDGLLWDALQDPFIDRHMGVTAEIVARERGITREEADAFALRSQERAARAIREGRFRDEIVPVKVPGEKKGEEVLFEEDEHPKPWTTAEGLAKLRPAFEEGGICTAGNSSGINDGAVALVLMSEETARLRGIRPLARLVASVSVAVEPRVMGIGPVPAIRKLLQVTGLGIGDVDLFEINEAFAAQVLACTRELELPEDRVNVNGGAIALGHPVGATGARLILTLAHELRRRGLRRGIASQCAGGGPAMATLIEIPD
- a CDS encoding class II aldolase/adducin family protein encodes the protein MSAFQEALRARGVGPASRPGTAVTFGIAGEPGSSRLRWLVEGLKASLEEAGHRYVAVPQGDLRLVLNVVDPARPRPFRRKAQATFVVSLTEVQERPEDILRAGYPILIRSLSNLLLYLVNGGDSFELHFVTLERGTYPIPFTPGDEAGFFARVRERLLPLACSNLVVNNIFDPDLPEALWNGNETTEALRRAGQRLDALDLLPAPFPIQELLPARDFRHVQRLYGIGGLSYGNLSARHEGNTFWMSASGVNKADLRVIGQDILLVKGYDPEHNAIRLSVPPGIEPRRVSVDAIEHWLIYTEHPQVGAIVHVHAWMEGVRSTEINYPCGTLELGQAVADLVRQAPDPARAVVGLKNHGLTITGPDLEDIFNRIEGRILRQVPMS
- the modA gene encoding molybdate ABC transporter substrate-binding protein, whose product is MQSRHRFAVALVFMALLVQAGCLRAAGDRREPAGRPLTVAAAANLQQAFTEIAAGFEASTGEKVVLTFGASGQLARQIENGAPVDVFASADVGYVDALLARGLMIPDTRVLYARGRIVLVANRAAAVEVRDLAALADPRIRKVAIANPAHAPYGAAAREALTRAGIWEKVEPKLVFGENIRQTLQFVQTGNAEAGIVSRSEAGVPEVVASPIDDRLYSPLNQAAAVVKGTPREGAARRFLQFVVGPEGQAVLEKYGYARPEEGAR
- the modB gene encoding molybdate ABC transporter permease subunit, giving the protein MRGVDWFPLYLSLKVAALATLAALAVGVPLAWLLARRRLPGADLLAALVTLPMVLPPTVLGYYLLLVIGRQSPLGRLLEGRWGITLVFTWQAAVLAATVVAVPLVARSAQAAFEAIDPRLEAAARTLGRSEASVFLTVTMPLAWRGIVAGAVLAFARAMGEFGATLMVAGNIPGQTQTLSVAIYDAVQAGNQPLAAALVVVISVVTVAILAVVGRFARLTGW
- a CDS encoding SGNH/GDSL hydrolase family protein, whose product is MRDSRLILALSGLALLAASRRPGPPIRYVALGDSLTAGIGAFYGFGFADHVARLLRRLGRPVRYVNLGRIRMTSPGLLRALDQSESLRDEIRGAEVITLCIGGNDLLRCRENPDCLEAAAARFPAHWRAAVERIRALNPGATLVAVTLYNPYPAGHPKREQAERFIEAINRTIRDPDLARAHRLVVAEACAAIDGREPTRTWVLLGDIHPNGIGHRAVAREIYRCVASACRPDPNPEPGSSRPLTG
- a CDS encoding DUF1657 domain-containing protein, whose protein sequence is MTIQQDLQKAIAGALQAQGAYAMFAESTQDPAAKAMFTEMRQDMERHVKILESRLQYLNQNNPLNQQQQKQQQEQARAQQKAQQV
- the trpS gene encoding tryptophan--tRNA ligase, which produces MPRVFSGVQPSGSLTLGNYLGAMRHFVELQDRAECFYCVVDLHALTVPQDPEELRRNTLAVAALFIAVGLDPARTTLFVQSHVPAHAELGWLLQCIAHFGELGRMTQFKEKSEGKESVSVGLFTYPTLMAADILLYDADLVPVGEDQKQHLELTRDLAQRFNQRYGPTFTVPEPAIAQVGARIMSLQNPRRKMSKSDPDPNGYITLLDPPDAVRKKIGRAVTDAGREVRYDEEEKPGISNLLQIYSLLSGEPIPALEERYAGKGYGQFKSDLADVVVAALEPIQRRYHELMNSGTLEDVLAEGAARAQAVAGPKLMEIRQRMGLLDPRSVTGRVGRV